One region of uncultured Sulfurimonas sp. genomic DNA includes:
- the mltG gene encoding endolytic transglycosylase MltG — translation MNDKALTILKWSFDIVLIIVLSFMYYLNQPVQTQKVVFIPQGSINQIITQLANRNYNVSKLDSLILRVLGSPQSGWIEMKTTYNLRGDFLYKLTTAKAALQDVTLIPGETTYIFLNQLAQKLNLNREKLQIEYNSQTNHQEGALVPNTYKMPIGITERELIKILLYNSNEQMRELSIKLFGTYNEKKWFHFVAIASVIQKESANIEEMPLVSSVIYNRIKKGMKLQMDGTLNYGKYSHIKITPQRIREDDSIYNTYKNSGVPEIPVCNVSFDALRAAVFPAKTSYLYFMKSKSGKHDFSRNYSTHLDNIKRVTK, via the coding sequence ATGAATGATAAAGCGCTAACTATACTAAAATGGAGTTTTGATATAGTTTTGATTATTGTTTTATCGTTCATGTATTACCTAAATCAGCCTGTTCAAACCCAAAAAGTTGTATTTATCCCTCAAGGTTCTATAAATCAGATTATAACACAATTAGCTAATAGAAATTACAATGTAAGTAAACTAGATTCATTAATTTTAAGAGTTTTAGGTTCCCCACAAAGTGGCTGGATTGAAATGAAAACTACATATAATCTTAGAGGTGATTTTTTGTATAAACTTACAACTGCAAAAGCAGCACTTCAAGATGTAACTTTAATACCAGGAGAAACTACATATATATTTTTAAATCAATTGGCACAAAAATTAAATTTAAATAGAGAAAAGTTACAAATTGAATATAACTCTCAAACAAATCATCAAGAAGGAGCGTTAGTTCCAAACACATACAAAATGCCTATAGGCATTACAGAGAGGGAGTTGATCAAGATTCTTCTTTATAATTCAAATGAACAAATGAGAGAATTATCAATTAAACTTTTTGGAACATATAATGAAAAAAAATGGTTTCATTTTGTAGCAATTGCATCTGTAATCCAAAAAGAATCAGCTAATATAGAAGAGATGCCACTTGTAAGTTCAGTAATTTATAATCGTATAAAAAAAGGTATGAAATTACAAATGGATGGAACACTAAATTATGGAAAATATTCACATATTAAAATTACACCACAAAGAATTAGAGAAGATGATTCTATATATAATACCTACAAAAATAGCGGTGTTCCAGAGATTCCTGTTTGTAATGTAAGCTTTGATGCTTTGCGAGCTGCTGTATTTCCTGCAAAGACTTCTTATCTATATTTTATGAAATCAAAGAGTGGAAAACATGATTTTTCACGTAACTATTCTACACATTTAGACAACATAAAGCGTGTTACTAAATGA